A genomic segment from Triticum dicoccoides isolate Atlit2015 ecotype Zavitan chromosome 1A, WEW_v2.0, whole genome shotgun sequence encodes:
- the LOC119353553 gene encoding 26S proteasome non-ATPase regulatory subunit 7 homolog A-like, whose translation MDVVKAAQLSGRTLEKVVVHPLVLLSIVDHYNRATRDTRKHVVGMLLGTSSDGVIDVTNSYAVPFEEVDKDRRIWFLDHNYHESMFSMFKWISAKEHVVDWYNTGAKLKENDLDVHALFTKYDSALQPFILQ comes from the exons atggACGTGGTGAAGGCGGCGCAGCTATCGGGTCGGACACTGGAGAAGGTGGTGGTGCACCCGCTGGTGCTGCTCAGCATCGTCGACCACTACAACCGCGCCACCCGTGACACCAGGAAGCACGTCGTCGGCATGCTCCTCGGCACGTCCTCCGACGGTGTCATTGACGTCACCAACTCCTATGCCG TGCCGTTTGAGGAGGTTGACAAGGACCGAAGGATCTGGTTCCTCGACCATAATTACCATGAGTCTATGTTCTCCATGTTCAAGTGGATCAGCG CCAAGGAGCATGTCGTTGACTGGTACAACACTGGTGCAAAACTGAAGGAGAATGACTTGGATGTTCATGCATTGTTTACCAAGTATGATTCTGCTCTACAACCATTTATCCTGCAGTAA